The following proteins are encoded in a genomic region of Bradyrhizobium sp. SK17:
- a CDS encoding alpha/beta fold hydrolase encodes MTRWIRRFAIGAVVVVTGLIGVLAVGLGALRLAAHLRETESAAAAAPADGKFVDSGHGRLFVMDPAPPGGIPVVLFHGTAAWSKLWWRTTAALKADGYRPIVPDLPPFGYSERQGGYTRAEQAARIDGMMTALGAGRAVIVGHSFGAGAALEYVLRHPDRAIGLVLVDAALGLTQPPSDPPALLAYRPLRELAVAATATDPLATRFLLSKLIYRKDAASGETLDILKAPMRVTGTTSHIADWLLYFTGSDRAALSASRDEVSKIKVPVAMIWGDRDDVTPLAQANDLRALIPQASLKVMQDVGHIPQIEDPAAFNAALIDAIRQLASADPAVAHAGRN; translated from the coding sequence ATGACGCGATGGATCCGCCGCTTCGCGATCGGTGCGGTCGTGGTCGTGACCGGCCTCATCGGCGTGCTCGCCGTTGGACTGGGCGCGCTGCGGCTGGCTGCGCATCTCAGGGAAACGGAGAGCGCAGCCGCGGCGGCGCCTGCCGACGGCAAGTTTGTCGACAGCGGCCACGGACGCCTGTTCGTGATGGATCCGGCGCCGCCGGGCGGCATTCCGGTGGTGCTGTTTCATGGCACCGCGGCCTGGAGCAAATTGTGGTGGCGCACGACGGCGGCGCTCAAGGCCGATGGCTACCGGCCGATCGTACCCGACCTGCCGCCGTTCGGCTATTCCGAGCGGCAAGGCGGCTACACCCGCGCCGAGCAGGCCGCCCGCATCGACGGCATGATGACGGCGCTGGGGGCGGGCCGCGCCGTCATCGTCGGTCATTCCTTTGGCGCAGGCGCGGCGCTGGAATATGTCCTGCGCCATCCGGATCGCGCGATCGGGCTCGTGCTGGTGGACGCGGCGCTCGGGCTGACGCAGCCGCCGTCCGATCCGCCGGCGCTGCTCGCCTATCGTCCGCTGCGCGAGCTCGCGGTGGCGGCGACGGCGACCGATCCGCTGGCGACGCGCTTCCTGCTCTCCAAGCTGATCTACCGCAAGGATGCTGCGAGCGGTGAGACGCTCGACATCCTCAAGGCGCCGATGCGCGTCACCGGGACGACATCCCATATCGCGGACTGGCTGCTGTATTTCACCGGCTCGGATCGCGCGGCGCTGAGTGCCTCGCGCGACGAGGTATCGAAGATCAAGGTGCCGGTGGCGATGATCTGGGGCGATCGTGATGACGTCACGCCGCTCGCCCAGGCCAACGATCTCCGCGCGCTGATCCCGCAGGCGTCGCTCAAGGTGATGCAGGATGTCGGGCACATTCCGCAGATCGAGGATCCCGCCGCCTTCAACGCTGCGCTGATCGATGCGATCAGGCAGCTTGCGTCCGCCGATCCGGCGGTCGCGCACGCCGGGCGAAACTAG
- a CDS encoding MFS transporter, producing the protein MISNSLAAALARRNIHYGWVMVGVTFFAALISAGTVGAPGVFIVPLQNEFGWSTAEISSALSIRFILFGLMAPFAAALMNRYGLRNVTLAAQLIVVSGLLASLAMTQVWQLILLWGVVIGIGTGMTALVLGATIASRWFVARRGLVIGIMTASVATGQLAFLPLLATITERYGWRIALGAVCIVLGVAAFAVLMLMRDRPGDVGLRPFGDDGTAPLPAPPPANAPIMAAALGTLRDSSKSSVFWILFATFFVCGASTNGLVQVHLIPMCLDYGIPQVQAASLLAAMGIFDFFGTIISGWLSDRYDNRKLLFWYYGLRGLSLLYLPYSDFTFYGLSLFAMFYGLDWIATVPPTVRLTAQRFGAERANLVFGWIFAGHQLGAGAAAFGAGVSRTLYASYLPAFFIAGALCVVAALSVLAIARPQPKPAAEPKPAAA; encoded by the coding sequence ATGATCTCGAACTCGCTTGCCGCTGCCCTCGCCCGCCGCAACATCCACTACGGTTGGGTGATGGTCGGGGTGACATTCTTTGCCGCGCTGATCTCGGCCGGCACCGTCGGTGCGCCCGGCGTCTTCATCGTGCCATTGCAGAATGAGTTCGGCTGGTCGACCGCGGAAATCTCCTCGGCGCTGTCGATCCGCTTCATCCTGTTCGGGCTGATGGCGCCGTTCGCCGCCGCGCTGATGAACCGCTACGGGCTGCGCAACGTCACGCTCGCCGCGCAATTGATCGTGGTCTCCGGACTGTTGGCGTCGCTCGCCATGACGCAGGTCTGGCAGCTCATCCTGCTGTGGGGCGTCGTGATCGGGATCGGCACCGGCATGACGGCGTTGGTGCTCGGCGCGACGATCGCCTCGCGCTGGTTCGTGGCGCGGCGCGGCCTCGTGATCGGCATCATGACCGCCAGCGTCGCGACCGGGCAACTCGCTTTCCTGCCGCTGCTTGCGACCATCACCGAGCGTTACGGCTGGCGCATCGCGCTGGGCGCGGTCTGCATCGTGCTCGGCGTCGCCGCATTCGCCGTGCTGATGCTGATGCGCGACCGGCCGGGCGACGTCGGCCTGCGCCCGTTCGGCGACGACGGCACCGCGCCCCTGCCCGCGCCGCCGCCGGCCAACGCGCCGATCATGGCGGCCGCGCTCGGCACGCTGCGCGACTCCTCCAAATCGTCGGTGTTCTGGATCCTGTTCGCGACCTTCTTCGTCTGCGGCGCCTCGACCAACGGCCTCGTCCAGGTTCACCTGATCCCGATGTGCCTGGATTACGGCATCCCGCAGGTGCAGGCCGCAAGCCTGCTCGCGGCGATGGGCATCTTCGACTTCTTCGGCACCATCATTTCCGGCTGGCTGTCGGATCGCTACGACAATCGCAAGCTGCTGTTCTGGTACTACGGCCTGCGCGGCCTGTCGCTGCTGTACCTGCCCTACTCCGATTTCACGTTCTACGGGCTGTCGCTGTTTGCGATGTTCTACGGCCTCGACTGGATCGCGACCGTGCCGCCGACGGTTCGCCTCACCGCGCAGCGGTTCGGCGCCGAGCGGGCCAACCTGGTGTTCGGCTGGATCTTCGCCGGCCATCAGCTCGGTGCCGGTGCCGCCGCGTTCGGCGCCGGAGTATCGCGCACACTCTATGCGAGCTATCTGCCGGCGTTCTTCATTGCCGGCGCACTCTGCGTCGTTGCGGCGTTGTCCGTGCTGGCGATCGCGCGGCCGCAACCAAAGCCTGCGGCCGAGCCGAAACCGGCTGCGGCCTGA
- a CDS encoding acyl-CoA carboxylase subunit beta, whose product MNWKPELDDLARREAFAREMGGVDKVKRQRDQGRLTVRERIDKLVDNSSFHEVGAISGIAEYDESNELKHLTPANCVFGRARVDGRTVVVVGDDFTVRGGSADASISAKPLMAEEMAHDFRLPIVRVIEGSGGGGSVKTIETRGAANLPGGVGGTRWYWYTTANLARVPVVGLGLGSVAGLGAARLAATHYSIMTKSSAMFVAGPPVVKRLGQDLTKQELGGADIQTRAGAIDQAVETEEEAFDHARRFLSYLPSSVYDLPPTIPCTDDPERAEESLLTAVPRNRKQVYKMRPIIDAVVDKGSFFEVASNFGRPVITGLARIEGRAVLLLASDPFHYGGSWTADACAKVVRWVDFAETFHLPVVYLMDCPGFMIGLEAEKSATIRHGVRAMAAVNQSTVPWCTIIIRNAFGVAGVVHQPANRFSMRYAWPSAYWGSLPLEGGIEAAYRAEIDAAADPAAKLREIEDRLNKLRSPFRSAEKFWVEEVIDPRKTRSLLCEFARLAEPIRKAGPPSNMSTRP is encoded by the coding sequence ATGAACTGGAAGCCGGAACTCGACGACCTCGCCCGGCGCGAAGCGTTCGCGCGGGAGATGGGAGGCGTTGACAAGGTCAAGCGGCAACGCGACCAGGGTCGGCTCACCGTTCGCGAGCGCATCGACAAGCTCGTCGACAACAGCAGCTTCCACGAGGTCGGTGCGATCTCCGGCATCGCCGAATATGACGAGAGCAACGAACTCAAGCATCTGACGCCGGCGAACTGCGTGTTCGGCCGCGCCAGGGTCGACGGCCGCACCGTGGTGGTGGTCGGCGACGATTTCACCGTGCGTGGCGGCTCGGCCGATGCGTCGATCTCCGCCAAGCCGCTGATGGCGGAGGAGATGGCGCACGACTTCCGACTGCCGATCGTCCGCGTGATCGAAGGCTCCGGCGGCGGCGGCTCGGTCAAGACGATCGAGACCAGGGGCGCCGCCAACCTGCCCGGCGGCGTCGGCGGCACGCGTTGGTACTGGTACACGACCGCCAACCTGGCGCGCGTGCCGGTGGTCGGTCTCGGCCTCGGCTCGGTCGCGGGCCTTGGCGCCGCGCGGCTCGCGGCGACGCATTACTCGATCATGACCAAGAGCTCCGCGATGTTCGTCGCCGGCCCGCCGGTGGTGAAGCGGCTGGGTCAGGATCTGACCAAGCAGGAGCTCGGCGGCGCCGACATCCAGACCCGCGCCGGCGCGATCGACCAGGCCGTCGAGACCGAGGAGGAGGCGTTCGACCATGCGCGGCGCTTCCTGTCCTATCTGCCGTCGTCGGTCTACGATCTGCCGCCGACCATTCCCTGCACCGACGATCCGGAGCGCGCCGAGGAGTCGTTGCTTACGGCGGTGCCGCGCAATCGCAAGCAGGTCTACAAGATGCGGCCGATCATCGATGCGGTGGTCGACAAGGGCTCGTTCTTCGAGGTCGCGAGCAATTTCGGCCGCCCGGTCATCACCGGACTGGCGCGGATCGAGGGCAGGGCGGTGCTGCTGCTCGCCAGCGATCCGTTCCACTATGGCGGCTCGTGGACCGCGGATGCCTGCGCCAAGGTGGTGCGCTGGGTCGACTTCGCCGAGACCTTCCATCTGCCGGTGGTCTATCTGATGGACTGCCCCGGTTTCATGATCGGGCTCGAGGCGGAGAAGTCGGCGACCATCCGCCACGGCGTGCGGGCGATGGCCGCGGTCAACCAGAGCACGGTGCCATGGTGCACCATCATCATCCGCAACGCGTTCGGCGTCGCCGGCGTGGTGCATCAGCCGGCCAACCGCTTCTCGATGCGCTATGCCTGGCCGTCGGCCTATTGGGGCTCGCTGCCGCTCGAGGGCGGCATCGAGGCGGCCTATCGCGCCGAGATCGACGCGGCCGCCGATCCCGCCGCCAAGCTGCGCGAGATCGAGGACCGCCTCAACAAGCTGCGCTCGCCGTTCCGCTCGGCCGAGAAGTTCTGGGTCGAGGAGGTGATCGATCCGCGCAAGACGCGCTCGCTGCTCTGCGAGTTCGCGCGCCTTGCCGAGCCGATCCGCAAGGCCGGACCGCCGAGCAACATGTCGACCCGGCCGTAA
- a CDS encoding patatin-like phospholipase family protein, with protein MDARSPRLDDIDHATPGWRPEGCDRVALVLQGGGALGAYQAGVYQALHESNIEPDWVCGVSIGAINSAIIAGNPPEKRLERLHIFWDRITSRKIWHYTPDGDIFRKARNLTSSWMTTTLGQPGFFTPHQTNPWFSPAGARTATSYYDTTPLRDSLLELVDFDRINSKKMRFAVGAVNVLSGNFIYFDNAHDEIIPEHIMASGALPPALPMVKVGTDHFWDGGIVSNTPLQHLLDQEDNANSLVFQVDLFSARGALPRDIQDVMARHKDIMYSSRTRYNTDVYRKTYNLRTALHNALGKIPDDQLSEEERQLKKANSRLPGITLLQLIYQQKAYEGDAKDHEFSGTSMREHWASGHEDTKRSLKRREWIKMPENGMGIVIHDVHREAE; from the coding sequence ATGGATGCGCGATCCCCTCGCCTTGACGATATCGATCATGCGACGCCGGGCTGGCGCCCCGAGGGTTGCGATCGCGTGGCCCTGGTGCTGCAAGGCGGCGGCGCGCTCGGCGCCTATCAGGCCGGCGTCTATCAGGCGCTGCACGAATCCAACATCGAGCCCGACTGGGTCTGCGGCGTCTCGATCGGCGCGATCAACTCGGCGATCATCGCCGGCAACCCGCCGGAAAAGCGGCTGGAGCGGCTGCACATTTTCTGGGACCGCATCACCAGCCGCAAGATCTGGCACTACACGCCGGACGGCGACATCTTCCGCAAGGCGCGCAACCTCACCAGCTCATGGATGACGACGACGCTCGGGCAGCCCGGCTTCTTCACCCCGCATCAGACCAATCCGTGGTTCAGCCCGGCGGGCGCGCGCACCGCCACCAGCTATTACGACACCACGCCGTTGCGTGACTCGCTGCTCGAGCTGGTCGACTTCGATCGCATCAATTCCAAGAAGATGCGCTTCGCGGTCGGCGCGGTGAACGTGCTGTCGGGCAACTTCATCTATTTCGACAACGCCCATGACGAGATCATCCCCGAGCACATCATGGCGAGCGGCGCGCTGCCGCCGGCGCTGCCGATGGTCAAGGTCGGCACCGATCATTTCTGGGACGGCGGCATCGTCTCCAACACGCCGCTACAGCATCTGCTCGACCAGGAGGACAACGCCAACTCGCTGGTGTTCCAGGTCGACCTGTTCTCGGCCCGCGGCGCGCTGCCGCGCGACATCCAGGACGTGATGGCCCGCCACAAGGACATCATGTATTCGTCGCGCACCCGCTACAACACCGACGTCTACCGCAAGACCTACAATCTGCGCACCGCCCTGCACAACGCGCTGGGAAAAATCCCCGACGATCAGCTCTCGGAAGAAGAACGCCAGCTCAAGAAGGCGAACAGCCGACTGCCCGGGATCACGCTGTTGCAGCTGATCTACCAGCAGAAGGCCTATGAGGGCGACGCCAAGGACCACGAGTTCTCCGGCACCTCGATGCGCGAGCACTGGGCCAGCGGACACGAGGACACCAAGCGCTCGCTGAAGCGGCGCGAATGGATCAAGATGCCGGAGAACGGCATGGGCATCGTGATCCACGACGTGCATCGCGAAGCGGAGTAG
- the thrS gene encoding threonine--tRNA ligase: protein MDELDHRHLGVQLKLWHLQDDAPGMVFWHPRGTALYRVLEDYVRRRMRRAGYAEVRTPQVLPQALWSRSGHWDKFGAHMFRIDDGEATMALKPMSCPCHVQIFNKGLRSWRELPIRYAEFGACHRNEPSGSLHGIMRTRGFEQDDAHVFCREQDVEDEVARFIALLDEVYRELGFPDYEVALATRPALRAGDDATWDWSEAKLGDAARRCGLVPRINPGEGAFYGPKLEFALRDRLGRSWQCGTVQIDGVLPQRLGASYIAPDGSRATPLMIHHAIFGSLGRMIAILLEHYGGVLPFWLAPDQVAVAPISQEQAGYGRDVLAAFEGAGIRAVAYGSADTLSRRIVAARDMAVPVMAIVGGREMREGRVSLRQRDGVQADLALAEAVSCLRARLTGCGRG, encoded by the coding sequence ATGGACGAACTCGATCACAGACATCTCGGCGTGCAATTGAAGCTCTGGCACCTGCAGGACGATGCGCCCGGCATGGTGTTCTGGCATCCGCGCGGCACCGCGCTGTACCGGGTGCTGGAAGACTATGTCCGACGCAGGATGCGTCGCGCCGGCTATGCCGAGGTCCGCACGCCGCAAGTGCTGCCTCAGGCGCTGTGGAGCCGCAGCGGTCACTGGGACAAGTTCGGCGCGCACATGTTCCGGATCGACGATGGCGAGGCGACGATGGCGCTGAAGCCGATGTCGTGTCCCTGCCATGTGCAGATCTTCAACAAGGGGCTGCGCTCATGGCGCGAGCTGCCGATCCGCTATGCCGAATTCGGCGCCTGCCACCGCAACGAGCCGTCCGGTTCGCTGCACGGCATCATGCGGACGCGCGGCTTCGAGCAGGATGATGCGCATGTGTTCTGTCGCGAGCAGGACGTGGAGGACGAGGTCGCGCGCTTCATCGCCTTGCTCGACGAGGTCTACCGCGAGCTCGGCTTCCCCGACTATGAGGTGGCGCTGGCGACGCGGCCTGCGCTGCGCGCCGGGGACGACGCGACGTGGGACTGGTCGGAGGCGAAGCTCGGCGATGCCGCGCGGCGCTGTGGCCTCGTGCCTCGGATCAATCCCGGCGAGGGCGCATTCTACGGGCCGAAGCTGGAATTCGCGCTACGCGACCGGCTCGGGCGGTCGTGGCAATGCGGAACGGTGCAGATCGACGGCGTGTTGCCGCAACGGCTCGGGGCGTCTTACATCGCGCCCGACGGCAGCCGTGCAACGCCGCTGATGATCCACCATGCGATCTTCGGATCACTCGGCCGCATGATCGCGATCCTCCTCGAGCACTATGGCGGCGTGCTGCCATTCTGGCTCGCACCGGACCAGGTTGCGGTCGCCCCGATCTCGCAGGAGCAGGCCGGATATGGCCGGGACGTGCTGGCGGCATTCGAAGGTGCCGGTATTCGCGCCGTCGCCTATGGCAGCGCCGACACGTTGTCGCGGCGCATCGTGGCGGCGCGTGATATGGCGGTGCCGGTCATGGCGATCGTCGGCGGGCGCGAGATGCGGGAAGGGCGGGTGAGCCTGCGCCAGCGCGACGGCGTGCAGGCCGACCTTGCACTGGCCGAGGCGGTCTCCTGCCTGCGGGCGCGCCTGACCGGGTGCGGTCGTGGTTGA
- a CDS encoding FAD-binding protein, producing MLASGVPAHAEFTPRPIINDASRLNPTSVARHVALKAAPADDIVGTIRQEIAAARTEGRPFAIGVARHSMGGQSIPRDGVAITLTGGHIETDRANMTYRVGAGMRWFEVIRALDAQGFSPAVMQSNSDFGVGSTFCVNSHGWPTRYGPFGATVRAVKIVMSDGQLVECSRTKEPELFALAMGGYGLFGAIVELELDMVPNALMQPTYTRMQPSQFADAFVNAVENDPAVRMAYGRLSVARESLFDEALMITYRAAATQPSPLPAVVDHGALTGFSRDVYRLQTGREWAKNFRWFMEASVSPSIAGAATRNTLMVEPVVNLASGDGTRTDILHEYFVPPDRFNGFVNLCRAVIPKAKSEFLNVTLRYVDADPVAVLAYAPQKRIAAVMSFSQEISPEGEVDMMRMTEALIEGVKDLGGAFYLPYRLHARRDQVRSIYPRTEQFVAAKRRLDPSLVFRNMMWDVYFA from the coding sequence GTGCTGGCTTCGGGAGTACCGGCGCACGCCGAGTTCACTCCGAGGCCCATCATCAACGACGCCAGCCGGCTCAATCCGACATCGGTGGCGCGCCACGTCGCGCTCAAGGCCGCGCCCGCCGACGACATCGTCGGCACGATCCGGCAGGAGATCGCCGCGGCCAGGACCGAGGGACGTCCGTTCGCCATCGGTGTGGCGCGCCACTCGATGGGCGGCCAGTCGATTCCGCGCGACGGGGTCGCGATCACCCTGACCGGCGGGCACATCGAGACCGATCGCGCCAACATGACCTATCGCGTCGGGGCGGGGATGCGCTGGTTCGAGGTGATCCGCGCGCTCGATGCGCAGGGCTTCTCGCCGGCGGTGATGCAGTCCAACAGCGATTTTGGCGTCGGCTCGACATTCTGCGTCAATTCGCATGGCTGGCCGACGCGCTACGGTCCGTTTGGCGCTACGGTGCGCGCGGTGAAGATCGTTATGTCCGACGGACAATTGGTCGAGTGCTCGCGGACCAAGGAACCGGAGCTGTTCGCGCTCGCGATGGGCGGCTACGGCCTGTTCGGGGCCATCGTCGAGCTCGAGCTCGACATGGTGCCGAATGCGCTGATGCAGCCGACCTATACGAGGATGCAGCCATCGCAATTCGCCGATGCTTTCGTCAACGCGGTCGAGAACGATCCCGCGGTGCGGATGGCCTATGGCAGGCTTTCGGTCGCGCGCGAGAGCCTGTTCGACGAGGCCCTGATGATCACCTATCGGGCAGCCGCCACGCAGCCGTCGCCGCTTCCCGCCGTGGTCGACCATGGCGCGCTGACCGGATTCTCCCGCGACGTCTATCGGCTGCAAACCGGGCGTGAATGGGCGAAGAATTTCCGCTGGTTCATGGAAGCCTCGGTCAGCCCGTCGATCGCCGGCGCCGCCACCCGCAACACGCTGATGGTCGAGCCGGTGGTCAATCTGGCGTCGGGAGACGGCACGCGGACCGACATCCTGCATGAATATTTCGTCCCGCCGGATCGCTTCAACGGCTTCGTCAATCTCTGCCGCGCAGTGATCCCGAAGGCGAAGTCGGAATTTCTCAACGTGACCTTGCGTTATGTCGATGCCGATCCGGTCGCGGTGCTGGCCTATGCGCCGCAGAAGCGGATCGCGGCGGTGATGTCGTTCTCGCAGGAGATCAGCCCGGAGGGCGAGGTCGACATGATGCGGATGACCGAAGCCCTGATCGAAGGCGTCAAGGATCTCGGCGGCGCGTTCTATCTGCCATACCGGCTGCATGCCCGGCGCGACCAGGTGCGCTCGATCTATCCGCGTACCGAGCAATTCGTCGCCGCCAAGCGCCGGCTCGACCCGTCACTGGTGTTCCGCAACATGATGTGGGACGTCTATTTCGCTTGA
- a CDS encoding ParB N-terminal domain-containing protein, translating to MPSPENLPIDQIYVPLKKRETLRPEVVEEIAASILEIGQQIPILVRPDESRLVLLEGLHRLEACKALGETTIIGVRGSAEVHPKALLSDSAVIEAERDKMARLRKLRLEKEAAERSTTAAATIAESKSAEPRPARSGKSIGRGSSGGQGSKTKTLSEWITQQKRDGGRY from the coding sequence GTGCCCAGCCCGGAAAACCTTCCAATCGACCAGATCTACGTTCCCCTGAAGAAAAGGGAAACCCTCAGGCCCGAGGTCGTCGAAGAGATCGCCGCGAGTATCCTGGAAATTGGACAACAAATCCCGATTCTCGTTCGACCAGATGAGAGCAGGCTCGTGTTGCTCGAGGGATTGCATCGGCTCGAGGCCTGCAAGGCGCTCGGCGAGACGACGATCATCGGAGTCCGGGGTTCAGCGGAGGTCCACCCCAAGGCGTTGTTGTCCGACTCGGCAGTGATCGAGGCTGAGCGTGACAAGATGGCGCGATTGAGGAAGCTGCGTCTTGAAAAGGAAGCTGCCGAGAGATCGACCACGGCCGCGGCCACAATCGCGGAATCCAAGTCGGCCGAGCCTCGGCCAGCCCGTTCCGGCAAGAGCATCGGACGGGGATCATCGGGCGGACAAGGATCGAAAACGAAAACCCTGTCGGAATGGATCACGCAACAGAAGCGCGACGGTGGTCGCTATTGA
- a CDS encoding membrane protein, which produces MDRSRLAAALLGAALLFAAATDYIPAFIDTEGRVFGLFHLDIYKDALHLASAAWAIAAAAISRQASIFFLKVFGTLYFLDGVMGVFTGSGYLDLSIFIDGVRSTSTFVKVASSVPHLALGAFGIVTGFSARSRLA; this is translated from the coding sequence ATGGATCGCTCTCGTCTGGCCGCCGCGCTGCTCGGCGCCGCATTGCTGTTTGCTGCGGCGACCGACTACATCCCGGCCTTCATCGACACCGAAGGACGGGTGTTCGGCCTGTTCCATCTCGATATCTACAAGGATGCGCTGCATCTGGCCTCCGCGGCCTGGGCGATCGCGGCAGCAGCGATTTCGCGGCAGGCGTCGATCTTCTTCCTGAAAGTGTTCGGCACGCTGTATTTCCTCGACGGCGTGATGGGCGTGTTCACCGGCTCCGGCTATCTTGATCTCAGCATCTTCATCGACGGCGTCCGCTCGACCTCGACCTTCGTGAAGGTGGCCTCGAGCGTGCCGCATCTCGCGCTCGGCGCCTTCGGCATCGTGACCGGATTTTCGGCGCGGAGCCGGCTGGCATGA
- a CDS encoding acetoacetate decarboxylase gives MRREDLLKLPSMPAAGPSYPAGPYRFIDREFLVITYETDPELIRAGLPEPLEPIEQAIVHYEWIKMPDSSGFGSYTESGLVIPARLHGEEVNFVCQMYLDDDPPIAAGREIWGFPKKYAHPKLEIVKDTLTGTLEYAGQLVAMGTMGYKHESMAGNGDVTRATLSKTQVNLKMIPGVDGHLEVCQLVAINLTDIVVKGSWIGPGRLHLVPHVNAPVADFPVKRVVGAHHYIADLTLPFGRVVHDYNKEAAEAAAPTGLAAE, from the coding sequence ATGCGCAGGGAAGATCTGCTCAAGCTTCCGTCGATGCCGGCCGCCGGCCCGAGCTATCCTGCCGGTCCGTATCGCTTCATCGATCGCGAATTCCTTGTCATCACCTACGAGACCGATCCGGAGCTGATCCGCGCCGGCCTGCCTGAGCCGCTGGAGCCGATCGAGCAGGCGATCGTGCATTACGAATGGATCAAGATGCCCGACAGCTCCGGCTTCGGCAGCTACACCGAATCCGGCCTCGTGATCCCCGCGCGCCTGCACGGCGAAGAGGTCAACTTCGTCTGCCAGATGTATCTCGACGATGATCCGCCGATCGCGGCCGGGCGCGAGATCTGGGGCTTTCCGAAGAAGTACGCCCATCCCAAGCTCGAGATCGTCAAGGACACGCTGACCGGCACGCTGGAATATGCCGGCCAGCTCGTTGCGATGGGCACGATGGGTTACAAGCACGAGAGCATGGCGGGTAATGGAGACGTCACCCGCGCTACGCTGTCGAAGACCCAGGTCAATCTCAAGATGATCCCCGGCGTCGATGGCCATCTCGAGGTCTGCCAGCTGGTCGCGATCAACCTGACCGACATCGTCGTCAAGGGCTCGTGGATCGGGCCTGGCCGGCTGCATCTGGTGCCGCATGTCAACGCGCCGGTTGCGGATTTCCCGGTCAAGCGCGTGGTCGGCGCGCATCACTACATCGCCGACCTGACGCTGCCGTTCGGCCGCGTCGTGCACGACTACAACAAGGAAGCCGCGGAGGCCGCCGCGCCGACCGGTCTCGCCGCCGAGTAG
- a CDS encoding acetyl-CoA C-acyltransferase produces the protein MATSVDPVVILSAARTPLGRFMGDLTSLPAHKLGSHVIGAALERAKLAPERIDEVFMGNVLPAGQGQAPARQAARGARLPDATGATTVNKVCGSGMKATMLAHDIIKAGSAEIVLSGGMESMSNAPYLLQKARGGYRAGHDRIIDHMMMDGLEDAYETGRSMGDFGEATAEAYQFTRADQDAFAMETLSRARKAVESGAFKAEIAPITLSEKAGPRIIANDEHPLKVDPAKIPGLKPAFRANGTITPAASSANADGAAALILAKRSLADRDGLPVLAEIKGHATHSQEPQWFTTAPIPAIRKLLDKVGWNVGDVDLFEINEAFAVVAMAAQRDLGIPRDRLNINGGACALGHPIGATGARLIVTLLHALEAQNLKRGVAALCIGGGEATAIAVERVTH, from the coding sequence ATGGCAACCAGCGTCGATCCCGTCGTCATCCTATCCGCCGCCCGCACCCCGCTCGGTCGCTTCATGGGCGACCTTACTTCGCTGCCGGCGCACAAGCTCGGCTCGCATGTGATAGGCGCGGCACTCGAACGCGCGAAACTCGCGCCCGAAAGGATCGACGAGGTGTTCATGGGCAACGTGCTGCCGGCCGGCCAGGGCCAGGCTCCGGCCCGCCAGGCCGCGCGCGGCGCCAGACTGCCGGATGCCACCGGCGCCACCACCGTCAACAAGGTCTGCGGGTCCGGCATGAAGGCGACCATGCTCGCCCACGACATCATCAAGGCCGGCTCGGCCGAGATCGTGCTGTCCGGCGGCATGGAGAGCATGAGCAATGCGCCGTATCTGTTGCAGAAGGCGCGCGGCGGCTACCGCGCCGGGCACGACCGCATCATCGATCACATGATGATGGATGGGCTCGAGGACGCCTATGAGACCGGCCGCTCGATGGGCGATTTCGGCGAGGCGACGGCGGAGGCGTATCAGTTCACCCGCGCCGACCAGGACGCGTTCGCGATGGAAACGCTGAGCCGCGCCCGCAAGGCAGTCGAGAGCGGCGCCTTCAAGGCCGAGATCGCGCCGATCACGTTGAGCGAGAAGGCCGGTCCGCGCATCATCGCCAATGACGAGCACCCGCTGAAGGTCGATCCCGCAAAGATCCCCGGCCTGAAGCCGGCGTTCCGCGCCAACGGCACCATTACCCCGGCCGCCTCCTCGGCCAATGCCGACGGCGCCGCGGCGCTGATCCTGGCCAAGCGCTCGCTCGCCGACCGCGACGGGCTGCCGGTGCTGGCCGAGATCAAGGGCCATGCCACCCACAGCCAGGAGCCGCAGTGGTTCACGACGGCGCCGATCCCTGCAATCCGCAAGCTGCTCGACAAAGTCGGCTGGAACGTCGGCGATGTCGACCTGTTCGAGATCAACGAGGCATTCGCGGTGGTCGCGATGGCGGCACAGCGCGACCTCGGCATCCCCAGAGACCGGCTCAACATCAATGGTGGCGCCTGCGCGCTCGGCCATCCGATCGGCGCCACCGGCGCGCGGCTGATCGTGACGTTGCTGCACGCGCTGGAAGCGCAGAACCTGAAGCGCGGCGTCGCGGCGCTGTGCATCGGCGGCGGCGAAGCCACCGCGATCGCGGTGGAGCGGGTCACGCACTGA